Below is a window of Verrucomicrobiia bacterium DNA.
CTGCGCGCGGCTGGCGTTGAAGCCGGTCCATAAGGCGGCGCTTTGGCCACTGTGCTGGAGCAGGCGTAAAGGCCGCACGCGCCTATCCAGCCGCCGGGCTTCGAGGATTTGCTCCCAGGTCCCGTCGGTGCTGGCGTCATCGACCAGGAGCAATTCGATATCGCGCGGTGGCTCGCTGAATGCCGCAAATACTTGGCGCGCCAAAGGCAGCACGTTCAGCCGCTCGTTCCAAAATGGGACGACGACAGAAACCTCCGGCGAAGCGATGCCAGAGCTTCCACTGGGCGAGCCGGGCGCCGAAATGGGCGCGAGCGAAGGCGACGACCCAGCGGTGGGGCCGGGGCCGGATTCCTGCGCTGCTTCATCCATAGCGTCTCGTTTGGTTCTAGGCGGCAGGCAGAACGCTAAACAACGCACTGCCGGGCTGTCACGGGAAATATAGGACGATAAGACTTGGAATTGGTTGGCCGGCCAGGTGGCCTTGTGCTAACGCTGGGCAAAAGCAACTCCACTATGAACCGACGAAATTTCTTCTCTGCGCTGGGAGGCCTTACCAGCTTGGGTGTGGCGTCTTTTGCCCAGGAGGGCCTTGCGGCACAGCCCACGGCTTCCTCTTTCCGCATTCGCCCCTTTGAGTTCGATGAGGTGGCCATCGCCCAATTGCAAAAGCTTCAGACTAATGGCAAAGCGTCTGCCCGCGTGATTGCAAAAAGGTACTTGGCGCGGATTGCGGAGGTGGACCGTCGCGGCCCGGCCCTGAACGCAGTCATTGAGCTTAATCCAGATGTCCTGGCCATCGCTGAATCGCTCGACAAAGAACGCGCCGCCAAGGGCCCTCGCGGCCCGCTCCACGGCGTGCCTGTGCTCATTAAAGATAACATCGCTACACATGACCGGATGACCACCACCGCCGGGTCGCTGGCCCTGTCTGGCTCCATCCCGCCGCGCGATTCGTTTGTGGCGCAGAAACTCCGCGAGGCGGGGGCCGTCATTCTGGGCAAGACGAACCTGAGCGAATGGGCCAACTTCCGCGGCTCACTCTCGACCAGCGGCTGGAGCGGACGCGGCGGGCAAACGCGTAACCCGTATGTTCTGGATCGCAATCCCTCGGGGTCGAGTTCCGGCTCGGCCGTTGCAGTGGCGGCCAATCTCTGCGCTATCGCAGTGGGGACTGAAACCGACGGCTCGATTCTTTCGCCCTCATCCTTTAACGGCATCGTCGGTATCAAGCCGACTCTGGGCCTGATCAGCCGCTCGGGAATTATCCCGATTGCACACAGTCAGGACACCGCCGGGCCGATGGCGCGCTCCGTAACCGATGCAGCGATTCTTTTAGGGGCCCTGGCCGGAACGGACCCGCGCGACCCGGCTACCGCTTCGAGCAGCAGCCAGGCTGATACCGATTACACGCGCCATCTCGGCCCGGACGGCTTGCGCGGCGCGCGCCTGGGTGTCGCCCGCAATTTCTTTGGGTTCCATCCCGGTGTGGATGCCCTGGTCCAATCGGCTTTGGACCTGATGCGGGCTGGAGGCGCCGAACTGATTGACCCAGTGGATTTGGAAAAGCCCTCGGAACTCGAGCGAGCTGAGATCGAAGTGTTGCGCTATGAAATGAAGACCGACATGAATGAGTATCTTGCCCAACTCGGTCCCAACGCCCCGGTGCGAACGCTCCGGGACATCATCGAGTTCAACGAGCGCCATCGTGCCGAGGAGTTGAAGTGGTTTGGCCAGGAAGAGCTGATTAAGTCTCAAGCCAAGGGACCTTTGACAGAGCCGCGTTACATCGAGGCCCTGGCAACCTGCCGCCGCCTGGCGCGGACTGAAGGGATCGACGCCGCCATGGACGAGCATCATCTGGATGCCATTGTTGCCCCTACTTCCGGCCCCGCTCACGTAACGGATTGTGTACTGGGGGATCACGGCTTGGGCGACAGCACCACCCCGGCGGCGGTTGCAGGTTATCCGAGCATCACTGTGCCCGCGGGATTTATTTTTGGACTGCCGGTGGGGCTCTCAATCTTCGGACGGGCATGGAGCGAGCCGAAGCTCTTGCGCATTGCCTATGGTTTCGAACAAGCCTCGAAAGCGCGCCGGCCTCCGAGGTTCCTGGGCACGCTGAAGAACCGCTAATGGGTGAGGTGCATGTTGGGAACGCTAATCTCCACTTATAAAAGGCTAATAGCTGAGTGGCGCTGATTCACTGGTCGGATGGGCGATCAGCTCGGAAAGGATGAAGCGCTTCCACTCGAGGGTGGCTTTGTGGCCGAAATTCAATAAATACCCCACAGGTTGGCGGGCAATGCGCATATAATTGAAAAGTCGGGCTTCGTGTTCGGTGGCCTTATTCGGCGACTGCCTTGTCTCACGGGTGGCTCAAGCGGAAAAACCGGGCGCTGTTAGTCGCCGGCAACTGCGCGCAAATGTCGCCATTCGTGGGGAAAGTTGAAGGGGTAATGATTGCCCAACTGGTGGGTTGAAGAGTCGGAGTGGTTTGAAGGCTATAGCTCACGCCAGTATCCATCCAACACAACAGGACATTAGTGCCGGAGGACGATATCGAGACGGCTGGCGTTTGGGCTGCAATCGACAGAATCTGGCTGCGATACGTGGCGATGTCAGCGGCGTATGTTATATCACCATAAACTGCTGTATTGCCGGGTTGTGAAGGCAGCGTGTCGATGGCGTATATCATTCCGGACAGTTCCCAGCCGGACGGGTTTTTGTAAAACACCCCTCCACCCGAATCACCGGGTGCAGCCTGGGCTTCATCGGAGGTTTGTCCGGGGGTTAGCGGGCTGGTAAAATCCATCATGAACGAGGCATTGTTCCCAATTCCGTCATTCTGCATAGTGACAGGGCCTGTATTAACCCGGTTATTGCCCCAACTTTTGAACTGTATCGCCGACCAATCAAACCCTGAGTAAGCGCCTAGTGAGGTTTGAACCGAGCCGGCTATGAATCCAAAACCGATCATATCGTTGGTGCTCAATGCGGGTGGGGTAGAACTTGCCAGGGCCAAATTCGGAAGGACCGGCAGCGCGCCCAGATGAAACAGCATCATGTCGGCGCCCGAGCCATCGGAGTTGGTCAACTGTTTTGAGGTCCCGTCCCAGGCGACAATTGTGCCATCGAAATCGACGTTCCCGGGGCCAACATGAACCGGGGTAAGAACCCAGCCGTTGCCCAGGTAAATGCCGCCTGATCCATTGACTCGCCCCAGATTTGCCCAAGGCACTCCGTCGGACGGCGCATTTGTATTGCCTGGCGAGTTGGCGTCCACCAGCGCCCGGGCCTCGAATGCTCCACCGCAAAGACCCAGAATCCATAACCCGCAGCCTGCAGCAAACCAACTCCCGCGGAACAGCCGCGACAGAGCATTCCTGCCGGACATCCGGCGGGGTGCAACAGCTTTCCCTGTTCGCCGCGAGCGAATTGTCATTTTGAGTTTAGTGACCGGCCATCTATAGCGGCACTTATCGTAGCAGCCTTCATCCCATTAAGAGCAAGTTTTTTGCCATATCAGCCCCGCAAATATCGCAACAAATCCTCTGTTTCCTGGTTGACCCTTGGGCGGTCCTGACTAAGATTCGCGTTCTGGTTTTAGACATTTTGTGAGTTTTTGACATCTAACATATGGCAGTGAAGGTTGCAATTAACGGGTTTGGCCGCATTGGGCGCCTAGTTTTCCGGGCGATGGTCGAACAGGGTCTGGTTGGCAAAGAAGTCCAGGTGGTTGCCGTTGGCGATATCGTCCCGGCGGACAACCTGGCCTATCTCTTAAAATATGATTCCACCCAGGGTCGTTTCCACGGCACCGTGGGTTCCGAGAAATCCGCTCCTGATAAGGCGGAGGACGACGTTCTGATTGTCAACGGGCAAAAGATGAATGTCGTCAGCGCCAAAGATCCCTCGCAATTGCCATGGAAACAGTTGGGTGTGGATGTGGTCATTGAATCCACCGGTTTGTTCACAGACGTTGAGAAGGCCAAAGGCCACCTGGCTGCCGGGGCCAAGAAGGTGATTATCAGCGCTCCTGCCAAAGGGGATTGCCCGACCCTTGTCATGGGCGTGAACCAGGACAAATACGACCCGAACCAGCACCACGTGGTTTCGAATGCCTCCTGCACCACCAATTGCCTGGCGCCGCTGGTTTATGTGCTGCTCAAGGAAGGCTTCGGAATTGATGAGGGCCTCATGACGACAGTCCATTCCTACACCGCCACCCAAAAGACCGTCGATGGCCCCAGCAAGAAAGACTGGAAAGGCGGGCGCTCCGCCGCGTTGAATTTGATTCCCTCGACCACCGGAGCGGCCAAAGCGGTTGGTTTGGTGTTACCGGAAGTCAAAGGCAAGCTCACCGGCATGGCTTTCCGTGTTCCGACACCGACGGTTTCGGTGGTGGACCTTACGGTTCGCACAACCAAGGACACCAGTTATGCGGAGATCAGCGCCGCCATGAAGAAGGCCAGCCAGACCTATCTCAAGGGCATCCTGGAATATACCGAGGACGAGGTGGTCAGCTCGGATTTCATTCACTCGAAATCCTCGTCGATCTTCGATAAGGGTTCCGGCATCGAATTAAACAAGCGCTTCTTCAAGCTCGTGAGCTGGTACGACAACGAGTGGGGCTATAGCTGCCGCGTTGCCGACCTGCTCAAGTTCATGATCCAAAAAGGCGTTTAAGCTGAGAGTTGGGCCATCGGCCCCGGCTCCTCTCAAGCGCGGGTTGGCCTTGCCGGCCCACAGGATTTCAGCATGGCTATCTCGCGCTGCGGTTGGCCTCTGCGCTGAGGTGCAACGAACGGGCCGTTTTTCAATATGAACATGGTCTCTCTCAAAATCGCCAAAAGCGGAGTACGGTCGCTGGTGGAAGGGGAACTGGAGCGCACGGGCGGCCTGCTGCGCCTCACGCCGAATTGGGTGCCGCGCTCTTTCCTGCAGCCGGGCTTGCGCATCAAGCTTCATCCGGACGATACCTACGCCTATGGCGCCCACCGTGGCGGCATTGATGAACGCTGGTTCGCTTCCACCACCGAAGCGGCAAACGAAGGGCGCGTTCCGGACGAGGGTCTCAGTTATTGTATTGCAGGCAAGCAGCGGTTCACCCTGCGCAGCGCCGTTGCCGAGTGCGGTGGGGCGCTGGTTGGCAAGGCCATCTGGAAGCAATATGGCCGCTGGCCGGTCTATTCGAAGTTCTTCGATAACATGGGCCCCATTCCCCTGCACATGCACCAGAATGCGCGCCAGGCCAAACTGGTCGGGCAGGAAGGCAAACCCGAGTCCTATTTTTTCCCCCCGCAACACAACAACGTTGGCAATAATTTTCCATATACCTTTTTCGGGCTCGAACCCGGTACCACCAAGGCCCAGGTACGGCAGTGTCTCGAGAACTGGAACCGCGGGGACAACGGAATTCTGGATTTGTCGAAGGCCTACCGGCTCAAACCGGGCAGCGGTTGGCTGGTGGGCCCCTGCCTGTTGCACGCGCCCGGCTCATTCTGCACCTATGAACCACAGTGGGGCAGCGACGTCTTTGGGATGTACCAAAGCATGGTCGAAGGCCGCTACGTCCCCTGGGAGCTGCTGGTAAAGGACATGCCAAAAAACAGACACAAAGACCTCGATTTCATCGTGGACCAGCTCGATTGGGAAGGCAACGTGGACCCGAATTTCAAGGAGCATCATTATCTCGAACCCATCGCCGCCGCCGATAGCGCCAGTGAAGGTTACATCGACCGTTGGATTGTGTACGGAAAAATCAAGGGGCAACAACTGTTCACCGCCAAAGAACTTACCGTCGAGCCGGGAGTGACATGCCGCATTACTGACAACGGCGCCTACGGCCTCATTTGCGTCCAGGGCATTGGGAAAATGAATGGCCAGCCCCTCAACAGCCCCAAACTCATCCGGTTCGGCGAACTGACCGAGGATGAGTACTTTTGCGCGGAGGAAGGGGCAAAAACCGGGGTGACGTTTGAAAACAACAGCGAAACCGAGCCTCTGGTGATGCTGAGGTACTTTGGGCCCGCCGTGAATCCGGATGCGCCGGAATTGGGCGGATGACCAAGTCGGAATGAAAACCCGCAGCGCGGGGGCCTTTGCGTTACCCTAGCGCCTGCTGGACATAGGGGTTTTCCCGTCGCTCCTGTTCGAGGGTTGTCGGCGGCCCATGACCGCCGAGCAATCGAGTGGCTGGGGGCAAGGCCATGACACGCCGAATCGACTTTTCCAATTCCGAGTGATCCGAATCCGGCAGGTCCGTGCGCCCGACCGAGCCGCCGATGATAAGGTCGCCGCCCACCAGGAGGCCTTCGGCGGGCAGGTAGTAGGCGACGTGGCCGGGCGAATGGCCGGGGGTGTGAATCACTTGGACACCCAAGGCGCCGATCTTGAGTTGCTGCTCATCGGTGACGTGCCCATCAGCAGCCAGCGGTGGGATGGAAAACGGCAGCCCAAACAGGCGCGTCTGGACCTCGGGATGCTCCGCCTTTGGTTCATCGAGGGCGTGGATGAGGATTTTTGCCTGCGGAAATTTTTCTTTCACCACCGCATGATCGGCGAAGTGGTCGAAATGGCCGTGGGTCAGCCACAGGCCCGCCAGGCGCAAGCCGCGCTGGGCAGCTTCATCCAGCAGCGGTTGGGTTGTGTGGTCCGGCGCGTCAAATAAGACCGCCTCGCGGCTCGAGTTATCTGCAATGAGAAAGCAATTGGTAGCAGCCACACCGCCGGTGTTCATGAGCAGAATCATGCAGCTATTCTATCGCTGGCCGGCCAGGATTGTCAGGCAATCTGTTCAACCGGGACGACCCATTGCGTTCTGGGCCCCCGGGAAAGCGGGGAGACCCCATTAAAACGCCGGCGGGGACTCTGAGGCATCCTCCTCGAACTTGTTTTTTTCTCGATTTTTCCTCGTCTTGAAAGGATCAAAAATCCGTCCGTTCATGACGATGTAAACCCCGGCGGGCAAACTCTGGACCGCGGTGATAGCGGAGCCGATATTGAAGATGGCATCGGTGAGCCGAAAGCGAGCGGGCTGCATTGAGCCGGTCAGAACGATGGTTTTATTCGGGATGCCTGCGAGGATTCGGGCAGTCTGGACCATGGTATCGGTGCCGTGTGTGATGACGATCCGCGAAAGAGGCTCGCCGTGGACTCGTTCCCGAATCAGGAGCCGGTCGGCATCCGTCAGCTCCAAGCTGTCTTTGCGCAGGATGGATTCAATCTCATACTCGAATGCGACATTGGCTTCTTTGAGGACATCCAGGACCTGAGGCGGGCCGACTTGGAACTCACTTGTGGCGTCGAAATAGACTTTGTCAATCGTACCGCCCGTGGTGAAGAACTTGAGTTTCATTGCACAGTTCGCGTAGCTTGATTAGGAAGGCCGAAGCGCCGAGGCAGGCTGGTAGCTGTTAAATGGCCAGCCGTTTGGCCAGCGCATCCCGCACTCGGTTCATTTCTTGCCCGGTTAGCACGCCCAGTTTTCGCTCTAGTTTGACGGTCGAAACGGTCTGAACCTGTTGCAGATGGAATGCGCCGGGTTTCAGAAACGGCTTTGGGATGGAAAGTTCCCAACGGTTTGCCGCGCAATTCGGTTGTGTGGAGGAGCACGGTGACGATATCAAGCTCGTCGTCAGCGGGAGTACCCGTCAGAAGCAAGGCCGGCCGGACTTTGGCCGTCTTCCCGAAATCAATTATCCAGACTTCACCGGGGTTGACGACGGGCATCGTCATCCTCCATGCGGTCGAGCATCATCGCGCTATCCAGCGCAGCCTGGTTGCAGAGTTCAATATCCTGGTTCTGGGCAGCGATTTCGACCAGTCGCTGGCGCACCAACCGCAGCTCAGCTACGCTCAGCTTGGGCAGCTCGTTGATGATTTCTGTTGCGCTCATGATTGAAGTTAATGCGTGTGGACGCGCTTGTCAGGTCCAAATTTCACCCGTCTAACTGCCAAAATGTTTGGGGTTTCTTTGGTTTCCGGCGGCCGAATCTTCATTTTCCAGTGGAAAAGCTGGCTGTCCGGCATGGATTCGAACCATGACAAAGAGCTCCAAAGACTCTTGTGCTACCATTACACCACCGGACAAAGCCGCTCCAAAGTAGCTTTGAGGTTACCAGGGCGCAAAGGAAAAATGGGTTCAAGGGTTCAAGGAAAAAATGGGCGCGAGGTGCGTTGGGTGCGATATTGCGGGGCGGAAACTGATCGGCCTACTTGCCGGCGATCGCAAAGACGTACAGGAGTAAAACGGCAATCACCACTCCCAGGATGACGCAGACGGTAATCACGATTTTGTTGACGCTGTTGTCTTTCTTCGAGAAGCCGGTCCCTTTGGTATCAAATCCGATGCCGCGAGCGGTTTGTTCCAGCTCTGTCAAGCTCACCCCTCTCTGCATGACCATCGTTTGGTCCAGCTTTTTGGGGGCCGCCGACGCATTGTCGGTTTCCAAACGCATTTCGATCTGCCCCAAACGCAGGATTTGCCCAGGTTTGATTGGGCTTTCGGCAACTTTTTCTCCATTGATGAAAGTGCCATTGGTGGAGTTGAGGTCGTGCACGACGATGTCATTGCCGCGCAGGAGCACTTCGCAATGATGACTCGAAACCGAGGGCTCGGCGATTTGAAAGGTGTTGTCCTCCACTCGGCCAATGGTGGTTTTGTCGGCCTTGAGTTCGTGGGTACGGCCCGTCATTCCGGCGCTCAAGAGAACAAGTTTGGGCATAAGTTGCTTCGGTGGCCGCATTATGGGCCGCGTGGCCGGCAAGTCAAATGTAAAGGAATTGCGGCGGAATTAAGGCGGTTTGCGGAGTGGAGAAGAAGGGCAGGAACGGCGTGGTTCTTAGGCCTCGCCCTTTTCGATCAATGCGCGGAAGCGGGCAAAAAGCGGTGTGGAATCGTGGGGCCCTGGGGATGCCTCGGGGTGGTACTGCACACAGAAAATGGGTTTCCGTTTGTGGCGCATGCCCTCGACTGTCTGGTCGTTGAGGTTAATTCGGTCCACCGCAACCTCCGGCGGCAATGTTTTCGGGTCCACGGCAAACCCGTGGTTCTGCGCGGTGATTTCGACCCGGCCCGATTGCATGTCTTTGACGGGTTGATTGGCGCCGCGATGGCCAAATTTTAGTTTAAAAGTCTTGCCGCCAAATGCCTGGCCCAGAATCTGGTGCCCAAGGCAGATGCCGAACATAGGGATGCCCGTCTGCACCAGGTCGCTGACGGCGCGGACTGCATAATCCAGCGCCGCAGGGTCCCCGGGGCCATTCGAGAGGAAAATTCCGGCCGGTTTATGCGTCAGAGCCTCCGCTGCCGGGGTGGTGGCCGGAACGACTTGAACACGCAACCCCTGCTGGCGCAAGCGGCGCAGAATATTGTACTTCATCCCATAGTCATAAGCGACAATCGGAATGTCGGCTGGAGGCAACGGCTCACCCTGGGCCTGCCCCGCCGTGCCCTGGACCAGCTTGAAACTGGCGCTTTGCTCGTCCGGCTCGTCCCAAAGAAATGGATCCTTATGAGTGACCTCCCGGACGTAATCGACCCCCACAAGGCCCGGCCATTCCTTTGCGCGGCGCAGCGCTTCCAAATCGGATATGTCTTCGGTAGAAATAAACCCATTGAGGGCGCCGCGGACGCGGAGCTTTTTCGTCAAGGCCCGCGTATCGACCCCTTGAATGGCCGGAATGCCGTTTTGTTCGAGATACTCGGCCAGGGAGCGGTCCGCGCGCCAATTACTGACAACGGGCGACAATTCACGAATAACAAAACCACCCACGTGCGGGCGCCAGGATTCGGCGTCTTGCTGGTTGACCCCGTAATTGCCAATGAGCGGGTAGGTCATCGTCACAATTTGTCCTTTGTAGGAAGGGTCGGTTAAAATCTCCTGGTAACCGGTCATCGAGGTATTGAAACACACCTCGCCGCAGGCTGAGGCGCGCGCGCCGAAGCCTTCCCCGTGGAAAAGGGACCCATCTTCCAAAGCAAGAATCGCTCTCATTTAAAGCTGGTCGCCAAGCGGGCGGATATTAGGCAACCACCCCGGGCGGTCAAGGGAGAAGGTAGCCGCAATCAGCGCGACTTTACAGAGGAAAGGAACAAAACTCTGGCAAGATCAGCCGAAAGGTGCTGCCACTGCCCGGTTGGCTGGAAACCTCGATGACTCCACCATGAGCATCTGCCACCGCCTTGCAAATTGCCAGGCCCAGGCCAGTGCTGCCCTGAACGCGGGAACGGGATTTATCCACCCGGTAAAAACGCTCGAAAATATGCGGGAGGTCCTCGGCCGGTATGCCTTGTCCGGAATCGGTGACGATCAGGGATGCGGCGCCGTTCTCGGCCTTCGCGCGGACGCGCACCTCGCCGCGCTCCCGATTAAACTGGATGGCATTGGTCAGAAGGTTGGTGGCTACCTGCCCGATTCGATCCGGGTCCCCAACACATTCCACCGCCGGCAGGTCGCAATGTAACTCAATGCCCCGCTCAACTGCCAATGGGCGGACCAACTCGACGCTGTCTCGCGCCACTCGGGAGAGGTCGAACTTCTCGCGCTTGAGCGGTTCCTGACCCGCATCGAGGCGCGCGAGTGCCAGAAGCGACTCAGTTAGCGAGCGCATGCGTTGCGCGGCGCGCTGGCAGGTCTCAAGGGCCTCACGGTACTCGCCTGGGGCGCGCTGTCGGGACAAAACGGTCTGAGTTTTGGAAAGGATGACCGCAACGGGTGTGCGTAGCTCATGGGAGGCATCGGAGGTAAAGCGGGCCTGGTGCGCGAAGGCGGCTTCCAGGCGGCCAAAAGTCGAGTTGAGGATTCCCGCCAGGCGGCCCAGTTCGCTCTCGGTATCGGCAGCGTTGATGCGCTGTGAGAGGTCTCCGGCGGCGATTTTCATGGCGGTGGCGCTGATGTCTTCGATGGGACGAATCGCGCGGGAGGCCACCCACCAGCCGCCGGCCAATCCCAGCACCAGAACGCCTGCCCCGGCAATGATCAGCCAAAAAGCTAACCGATGCATAGCCGCCAGGTCCGGCGCAATTGAACGGCCTACCAGCACGCACTCACCGCCAGGTAAAAAGGAGAACGCCTCCCGGTATTGGCCGCGCGTCCAGGCCGCCGGAGGCACTGGCCCTTTGTGTCGCATGCCCCAAGGCCCCGAATCTTCCGCGGCCTGTGACGCTGCGTCCTTGGCAGAACTAAAGCGCTCCGGAAATACGACGCCGGCCGGTGTTGCCGGTGACCGAGCCAGAACGGAACCGTTTTGCCCCCAAAGCACGTAATAATAGGCGTTGGTTTGGCCAGACTCTATCCCCGCTGTTTGTTGCGCATTTTGCTGAATCGTCTCCTGAATCCGGGCCAGGAACGCATCAAAATCAAATCGACGCAAGACATGTGGCCGCTCTGAGGAGGGCTGTGGCTCGGACTCTGGCGGTGGTCCCGGGGCGCGCTCGAAGTGGCGTTCGAGCGGTGGCGGTGGACGGAACAAGGCCATAAATCTTTGGCCCAGGTCCTGATCAATCCGGCGCAACTGGTTGTCGCGCGCCACATGGTAAGCGGTGAATCCAAATGCCGCCAGCACCAGCACCAGAATCAACCCGTGCCAGGCCTGCACCCTCCACCGGATGGAATGAAAAATCATGGCACTCCAATACAATACCCGTGCCCGCGCCGGGTGGTAATAAACTCGTGGCCAAGTTTCTTGCGGATATTCGATACATGCACATCGAGGAGATTGGAAAGCGTGCTGTCGTTCTCGTCGAAAAGATGCTCGTAGAGCATAGTGCGCGTAACCACTTTGCCCCGGTGCAGGGCCAGGAACTCCACCAGCGAATACTCCCGCGCCGTCAGGATGACCGGCTCGCTTCCGCGCGAGACTGTCCGGGCGACCGTATCGATCCGCACATTGCCGATTTCCAAAACCGGCTCTACTTCATGGGCGGACCGGCGGATGAGCGCCCGCAAGCGCGCCAGCAATTCCGCGACATCGAATGGCTTGACCAGGTAATCGTCGGCGCCGGTATCCAGACCACGCACCCGGTCGCGCACCCCATCGCGCGCCGTGAGCAGCAGAACCGGCGTCTTTTTTGTCTTGCGCAAGCGGCGCAGCAGTTCCCAACCATCGATGCGCGGCAGCATGATATCCAGCACTACGGCGTCATAGTCGTTACTCTCCGCTTTGTATAACCCCTCCTCCCCATCGGGGGCGGCGTCGGCGGCATACCCCTCTTCCCGCAGCGCTTGCAAAAGGCTGCCTAAAAGGTCGGGTTCGTCTTCAACGACCAGGATTCTCATCGCGTCGCTTTCCATTCTAAACGGTCCGAGTCACGCCAGCAATCAATGCAAAATGAACCTTAAGAGAAGATTAAGAAAATATTTTTCGACTTAACGTTCTTTTAAGGTGGCTCTCGATAGAGTGGCCTCATGAAAAATGAATTTGGCTCTCAAAGGGATAAGCGCATGAGGGCGCCGATTGATAGATCAAAAACCTGGCATAACAAATCAAACCAAACCACGGGACTGCAATGCTGCCAGTCTGCGCAGCCCTCACTGAAAGGATAAGCAAATGAAACGAACGGTGTTAATCGCAATTGGCCTGGGTCTTGGCCTGTTGGGCGCCCAGGCCCAGAATCCGCCGGACAATCCCGGCCCGGGTGATGGGCCGCCGGGCTCTCTCCCGCACCACCGGCATCGCCCGCTCCCCCCGCTCTTAGCGGCGCTGGACTCCAATGGCGACGGTGAACTGGACGCGGCTGAAATCGCCAATGCCCCTGCCGCCCTCATGAAGCTGGATAAAAACGGCGATGGAAAAATTACCGCCGACGAACTCCGGCCTCAATTCCCAGGCGGCACAAACAGGTTCCGGTTTGCTCCCCCGCCCGGGTTCAAGCCGCCGGTCCCGCCGCTGCTGGCAACATTGGATACTAATGGTGACGGAGAGTTGGATGCCAACGAAATCGCCAACGCCAGCGCGTCGCTCCTGAAGCTCGACACAAATGGGGACGGAAAGCTGAGCCGTGAAGAATTGCGGCCCAAATGGGCTGGAGGTCCGCCCGGCCCTCGTGGTCCTGGCGGTCCCGATAGCCCTCCTCCAGGCGACCCGCCTCCTGGTGACCCCGGAGCTCCGGATGCCCCAGGCGGCCCATAAACCCGCGCCTCAACCAAAAGCCTCGAGGCTGGCAGGTGCCGAGCATCACCGCCAGCCTCTGGCGCAACCATGAAGCTTCGACTATGAGCTACCCAGCCCCGCAAGTGGATTACCGGCGCGAAATCCGCCGAATCTTGCGCCGCGAAGAGCGCGTCTTTTTCGCATTCATTTTGGGCGGTGTTTTCGCCTGCGCCTTGATCCTTGCCGCGCTGGTTTTGGGACAGTGAAGCGGCTGGTCTTTCTCTCTTTTCATCCTCGTCCCCGATTTTTTAGAGGTTTCGAGAACTAGGCGGGGCTAATGACAGAGTCGAAGCGACGAGCCGCCATTCCTGAGTGTAGGAGACGACGTAAAAAGCCTCTGATCAGCAACCTCCCGGTGAACCAAAGGCGGCCATCTGACAATCTTGATTAGAGACTCCTTACGTCATCTCCTACAAAGGTTTGGAACTGACCTGGAACTGACCTTGTCATTGGTTGAGGACGACGCGACTGAGGGCACTTCAGTTTTTAAAACGCGCCCACGCGCCCTTAAAATTCAATTGACGAATTGGAGGATGGGTTGTAGATCGTTCTATAAATCGTTCACTGCTCATGCGCGGCAGGGTCTATTCTCGGGGAAAGTATAAAGCAGCCAGGCCACAGGCACGGTCCTTGCCGCTGCCTGCATTCACTCTGATCGAGCTGCTGGTTG
It encodes the following:
- a CDS encoding amidase → MNRRNFFSALGGLTSLGVASFAQEGLAAQPTASSFRIRPFEFDEVAIAQLQKLQTNGKASARVIAKRYLARIAEVDRRGPALNAVIELNPDVLAIAESLDKERAAKGPRGPLHGVPVLIKDNIATHDRMTTTAGSLALSGSIPPRDSFVAQKLREAGAVILGKTNLSEWANFRGSLSTSGWSGRGGQTRNPYVLDRNPSGSSSGSAVAVAANLCAIAVGTETDGSILSPSSFNGIVGIKPTLGLISRSGIIPIAHSQDTAGPMARSVTDAAILLGALAGTDPRDPATASSSSQADTDYTRHLGPDGLRGARLGVARNFFGFHPGVDALVQSALDLMRAGGAELIDPVDLEKPSELERAEIEVLRYEMKTDMNEYLAQLGPNAPVRTLRDIIEFNERHRAEELKWFGQEELIKSQAKGPLTEPRYIEALATCRRLARTEGIDAAMDEHHLDAIVAPTSGPAHVTDCVLGDHGLGDSTTPAAVAGYPSITVPAGFIFGLPVGLSIFGRAWSEPKLLRIAYGFEQASKARRPPRFLGTLKNR
- the gap gene encoding type I glyceraldehyde-3-phosphate dehydrogenase, with protein sequence MAVKVAINGFGRIGRLVFRAMVEQGLVGKEVQVVAVGDIVPADNLAYLLKYDSTQGRFHGTVGSEKSAPDKAEDDVLIVNGQKMNVVSAKDPSQLPWKQLGVDVVIESTGLFTDVEKAKGHLAAGAKKVIISAPAKGDCPTLVMGVNQDKYDPNQHHVVSNASCTTNCLAPLVYVLLKEGFGIDEGLMTTVHSYTATQKTVDGPSKKDWKGGRSAALNLIPSTTGAAKAVGLVLPEVKGKLTGMAFRVPTPTVSVVDLTVRTTKDTSYAEISAAMKKASQTYLKGILEYTEDEVVSSDFIHSKSSSIFDKGSGIELNKRFFKLVSWYDNEWGYSCRVADLLKFMIQKGV
- a CDS encoding MBL fold metallo-hydrolase, which gives rise to MNTGGVAATNCFLIADNSSREAVLFDAPDHTTQPLLDEAAQRGLRLAGLWLTHGHFDHFADHAVVKEKFPQAKILIHALDEPKAEHPEVQTRLFGLPFSIPPLAADGHVTDEQQLKIGALGVQVIHTPGHSPGHVAYYLPAEGLLVGGDLIIGGSVGRTDLPDSDHSELEKSIRRVMALPPATRLLGGHGPPTTLEQERRENPYVQQALG
- a CDS encoding asparaginase domain-containing protein, whose translation is MKLKFFTTGGTIDKVYFDATSEFQVGPPQVLDVLKEANVAFEYEIESILRKDSLELTDADRLLIRERVHGEPLSRIVITHGTDTMVQTARILAGIPNKTIVLTGSMQPARFRLTDAIFNIGSAITAVQSLPAGVYIVMNGRIFDPFKTRKNREKNKFEEDASESPPAF
- a CDS encoding FHA domain-containing protein; the encoded protein is MPKLVLLSAGMTGRTHELKADKTTIGRVEDNTFQIAEPSVSSHHCEVLLRGNDIVVHDLNSTNGTFINGEKVAESPIKPGQILRLGQIEMRLETDNASAAPKKLDQTMVMQRGVSLTELEQTARGIGFDTKGTGFSKKDNSVNKIVITVCVILGVVIAVLLLYVFAIAGK
- the carA gene encoding glutamine-hydrolyzing carbamoyl-phosphate synthase small subunit — protein: MRAILALEDGSLFHGEGFGARASACGEVCFNTSMTGYQEILTDPSYKGQIVTMTYPLIGNYGVNQQDAESWRPHVGGFVIRELSPVVSNWRADRSLAEYLEQNGIPAIQGVDTRALTKKLRVRGALNGFISTEDISDLEALRRAKEWPGLVGVDYVREVTHKDPFLWDEPDEQSASFKLVQGTAGQAQGEPLPPADIPIVAYDYGMKYNILRRLRQQGLRVQVVPATTPAAEALTHKPAGIFLSNGPGDPAALDYAVRAVSDLVQTGIPMFGICLGHQILGQAFGGKTFKLKFGHRGANQPVKDMQSGRVEITAQNHGFAVDPKTLPPEVAVDRINLNDQTVEGMRHKRKPIFCVQYHPEASPGPHDSTPLFARFRALIEKGEA